Proteins encoded by one window of Lasioglossum baleicum chromosome 4, iyLasBale1, whole genome shotgun sequence:
- the Cnn gene encoding phosphodiesterase 4D interacting protein centrosomin isoform X1: MRNNYRNMFFAGYGCSNQQQNSSPLPTRAGLWGTVYSPFRNTNMSLQDITMNSTVHVTHGTNARSPGKTSQAGAIGARDRGGRTMKDYEDQLEALKKENFNLKLRIYFLEERMGITSVDENAIKKNIELKVENESLRKELVEKQELLSQAAKAIQLIEEQKEVCSRNEIQYQQTLEAEREKIRKLEKELTDYQEKADASIYYKQAFGITSEKAVDTEEKLRQMEEVVASLEAEVEQVTSSLNEERGWTQELETERDELRDRLEVEARVKENWAAERLQESESLREKVKELEEELLKKDVDLQQCRNDQTETKRLNKELNAQLENKCQTFDELNAVAEKRKKQIDQLRTSIKSRDDALTDLNNKHRSLLSQFENGYVKRSIPSSSSGMKLIDEPLQSRLGQKLTNADGLTIRENVCLDWEPNRERSPRSKSPTDTPNGETKSARDLVKELEEKDNEIKRRQEKNKQLVLKLCNMQKQAENADYKLKKLETDHEKAIKTIQGFMERQQQLEQSKLMKEQKIMELEIELNRLQEGENTGMRRDRRDDYNPSNQQRFDEMEAKINDLRDQIETIKAEKSRLETQIQVESQELLGRVQDREQKIEILETEKMAIKEQLEDKVNEFLKLKETTKNETESLHEREDLLRKLQLQDGEIEEKNRKIEQLTKELQVKTQNLQQLVNTELWSKNKEIAKLHNHMTANSSHERIRNKSDIMHESAGTQLSALIKELNDIGIKVTFTNEVIQLNYVDGNEPIDVKTMTDYVQKLLIQKNELEKEVDYLKWLKLVSRPDFATEMDGYGDNQTEKDRKYCELLRTHLKELVKFMKEMLKNGNYTDTIGNEHKKIVLDVLTNSRILSEDFLNALEGISTYDIPISVEATNVRSIDGRVKKSRSENLLSATKNQTSTQSDSEAFSEPDRTVSMARIGLQEMQQKSVNRPRFSKYTKTFTDSEDSLEYVPYHKTYQNDLNDTEANHQIQELKETNAFLYSELSALRNELTAKTSFDCAFDEKISPLIVKLEKSQKFCEKLQTSLERRVHEVHTLKKESKLNNARRAQLENKLVDLESMAAEMNKQKAELLHYKENAERNAADVLITLNRENDMLRTRIKKLEDENEVAKANMTTLTKELDHLTLSHSQILVENTKLTNDKIRLEQEVRKTESRCDLTVRNIHDKFNKEISDLNQINESHRARMHELEVANKELRRHVAVCDASDSAPSSSGVSSIPADGILKQTCEDIMQEYQAYNNSQYWFSMNYPTAGGRSKSSCSPDLGIESDAAVTTMRPLKDTLKITESMTNLLSDEDSNNGNGPIRKAGSESPLPIEGLDEVDALKQENETLKRRLMKTRRALEDTFQHLSASNKNKKNVEKAITKQLQITKSILKKTRTFEEPLDN, from the exons GTACAAATGCAAGATCACCTGGCAAAACCTCCCAGGCGGGGGCGATCGGGGCCAGGGACAGAGGGGGTAGGACAATGAAAGACTACGAGGACCAGTTAGAAGCCCTTAAAAAGGAAAACTTCAACCTGAAGTTACGGATTTATTTCCTGGAGGAACGAATGGGCATCACATCAGTGGATGAAAATGCgataaagaaaaatattgaattgaaG GTCGAAAACGAATCACTGAGGAAAGAATTGGTGGAGAAGCAGGAACTTCTTAGCCAAGCAGCCAAAGCAATCCAATTAATTGAAGAGCAGAAAGAAGTATGCTCGCGTAACGAGATTCAGTATCAGCAAACGCTGGAGGCAGAACGAGAGAAGATCCGAAAATTAGAGAAAG AATTAACGGATTACCAGGAAAAGGCAGATGCATCCATATACTACAAGCAAGCATTCGGGATCACGTCGGAAAAGGCAGTGGACACCGAGGAGAAGTTGCGACAAATGGAAGAAGTTGTTGCGTCCCTGGAGGCCGAG GTGGAACAGGTGACATCAAGCTTGAACGAAGAACGTGGCTGGACGCAAGAGCTCGAGACCGAGAGGGATGAGCTCAGAGATCGTTTGGAGGTTGAGGCGCGTGTGAAAGAAAACTGGGCGGCGGAAAGGCTGCAAGAGTCGGAGAGTCTGCGGGAGAAGGTGAAAGAACTGGAGGAGGAGCTTCTGAAAAAGGACGTCGACCTGCAACAGTGTAGAAACGATCAGACCGAGACGAAAAGGTTGAACAAGGAGCTGAACGCGCAGCTGGAGAACAAGTGTCAAACGTTCGACGAGCTGAACGCGGTTGCAGAGAAACGCAAGAAACAAATCGACCAGTTGAGGACGTCGATAAAGAGCAGAGACGACGCTTTGACAGACCTTAATAATAAACATCGCTCCTTGCTCTCTCAG TTCGAGAATGGTTATGTCAAACGATCAATACCCAGCAGTTCGTCGGGAATGAAATTAATTGACGAACCATTACAATCGAGACTAGGACAGAAATTGACCAACGCTGATGGTTTGACGATAAGAGAGAACGTTTGTCTCGATTGGGAACCGAACAGGGAAAGGTCGCCGCGGTCAAAGTCGCCGACAGACACTCCCAATGGCGAGACAAAATCCGCAAGGGATCTAGTGAAG GAGCTAGAAGAGAAGGATAACGAGATAAAGCGTCGCCAAGAGAAGAACAAGCAACTTGTGCTAAAGCTGTGCAACATGCAAAAGCAGGCGGAGAACGCGGACTATAAGCTGAAAAAGTTAGAAACCGACCACGAGAAGGCGATTAAGACTATCCAAGGCTTCATGGAGAGGCAACAACAGCTAGAACAAAGCAAACTAATGAAAGAGCAAAAGATCATGGAATTGGAAATTGAATTGAACCGGCTACAGGAAGGGGAGAACACGGGCATGCGAAGGGACAGAAGAGACGATTACAATCCCAGCAATCAG CAACGATTCGACGAAATGGAAGCGAAAATAAACGACCTACGAGACCAAATAGAGACCATCAAGGCTGAGAAGAGTCGTTTGGAGACGCAGATACAAGTTGAATCACAG GAGCTGCTAGGCCGTGTGCAAGACAGGGAACAGAAGATCGAGATCTTAGAGACCGAGAAAATGGCGATAAAGGAGCAGCTGGAGGACAAGGTTAACGAGTTCCTAAAGCTGAAAGAAACCACGAAAAACGAAACCGAGAGCCTACACGAGAGAGAAGACCTCTTACGCAAGCTACAACTCCAAGACGGTGAAATCGAGGAGAAGAACCGAAAAATCGAGCAACTGACGAAAGAATTGCAGGTGAAGACGCAAAACCTGCAGCAGCTGGTGAACACGGAGCTGTGGAGCAAGAATAAAGAGATTGCGAAGCTCCACAACCATATGACCGCGAACAGTAGTCACGAGAGAATCCGAAACAAATCGGACATCATGCACGAAAGCGCTGGCACGCAGCTATCTGCGTTGATCAAAGAACTGAACGACATTGGTATAAAGGTTACGTTTACCAATGAGGTGATCCAATTGAATTACGTCGACGGGAACGAGCCCATAGACGTAAAAACGATGACGGACTATGTACAGAAGCTGTTGATCCAGAAGAATGAGTTGGAGAAGGAAGTCGACTATTTGAAGTGGTTGAAGCTGGTATCCAGACCGGACTTCGCTACGGAGATGGATGGATACGGGGATAATCAGACGGAGAAAGACAGAAAATACTGCGAACTGTTGCGTACACACTTGAAGGAGTTGGTGAAGTTTATGAAGGAAATGTTGAAGAACGGAAATTACACCGACACCATCGGCAACGAGCACAAGAAGATCGTTCTCGATGTTCTGACCAATTCGAGGATACTGTCCGAGGATTTCCTGAACGCCCTCGAAGGAATTTCGACGTATGATATACCGATCAGCGTCGAAGCGACGAATGTAAGGTCGATCGACGGCAGAGTGAAGAAAAGTCGATCCGAGAATTTGCTTAGCGCTACGAAGAATCAAACATCTACACAGTCAGATTCGGAAGCGTTCTCTGAACCAGACAGGACGGTCTCTATGGCTAGGATTGGACTCCAGGAAATGCAACAGAAATCCGTGAACCGACCCAGGTTCTCGAAATACACGAAAACGTTCACCGATTCCGAAGACTCTCTTGAATACGTGCCTTATCACAAGACTTATCAAAATGATTTGAACGACACCGAGGCTAACCATCAAATACAGGAACTGAAAGAGACGAACGCCTTCCTGTACTCGGAACTCAGTGCTCTGAGGAACGAATTGACCGCCAAGACCTCTTTCGATTGT gcGTTCGATGAGAAAATATCCCCCTTAATCGTCAAGCTAGAAAAATCGCAGAAGTTCTGCGAAAAATTGCAAACGTCTTTGGAAAGGAGAGTACATGAAGTTCACACTCTGAAGAAGGAGAGCAAATTGAACAATGCGCGCAGAGCACAGCTGGAAAATAAACTGGTCGATCTGGAAAGCATGGCCGCAGAAATGAATAAGCAGAAAGCTGAATTGTTGCATTACAAAGAGAACGCGGAAAGAAACGCCGCGGATGTGCTTATTACGCTTAACAGAGAAAACGACATG cTGAGGACACGAATTAAGAAATTGGAAGATGAAAATGAAGTTGCTAAGGCAAACATGACGACTTTAACGAAGGAGTTGGACCATTTGACTCTTTCGCACAGCCAAATTCTTGTGGAAAATACCAAATTAACCAATGACAAAATACGGCTAGAACAAGAAGTTCGAAAAACGGAAAGTAGATGTGACTTGACTGTCCGCAATATTCATGACAAATTTAACAAAGAG ATCTCTGATCTGAATCAAATTAACGAATCTCATCGAGCACGAATGCACGAATTGGAAGTAGCTAACAAAGAATTGAGAAGGCACGTTGCAGTTTGCGATGCTAGCGACTCAGCGccaagttccagcggcgtatctTCGATACCTGCGGATGGTATACTGAAGCAAACTTGTGAGGACATCATGCAAGAGTATCAAGCGTACAAT AATTCACAGTACTGGTTTTCCATGAATTATCCAACGGCCGGTGGACGAAGCAAATCCAGTTGTTCACCAGATTTAGGGATTGAAAGTGATGCGGCGGTGACAACAATGAGGCCGTTGAAAGATACTCTGAAGATTACAGAATCCATGACAAATCTTTTGAGCGATGAAGATAGCAACAATGGTAACGGACCAATACGAAAAGCAGGCAGCGAAAGTCCGTTACCAATCGAAG GTTTAGACGAAGTAGACGCGTTGAAGCAAGAAAATGAAACACTGAAAAGAAGGTTGATGAAAACAAGAAGAGCACTGGAGGACACTTTCCAGCATCTGTCTGCgtcgaataaaaacaaaaagaatgtCGAAAAAGCAATAACAAAGCAATTGCAGATTACCAAAAGTATTTTAAAGAAGACAAGGACGTTCGAGGAGCCCTTGGATAATTAA
- the Cnn gene encoding phosphodiesterase 4D interacting protein centrosomin isoform X3, whose translation MGCGRSRSEASTLTENTQDRRTQDQDMFGTNARSPGKTSQAGAIGARDRGGRTMKDYEDQLEALKKENFNLKLRIYFLEERMGITSVDENAIKKNIELKVENESLRKELVEKQELLSQAAKAIQLIEEQKEVCSRNEIQYQQTLEAEREKIRKLEKELTDYQEKADASIYYKQAFGITSEKAVDTEEKLRQMEEVVASLEAEVEQVTSSLNEERGWTQELETERDELRDRLEVEARVKENWAAERLQESESLREKVKELEEELLKKDVDLQQCRNDQTETKRLNKELNAQLENKCQTFDELNAVAEKRKKQIDQLRTSIKSRDDALTDLNNKHRSLLSQFENGYVKRSIPSSSSGMKLIDEPLQSRLGQKLTNADGLTIRENVCLDWEPNRERSPRSKSPTDTPNGETKSARDLVKELEEKDNEIKRRQEKNKQLVLKLCNMQKQAENADYKLKKLETDHEKAIKTIQGFMERQQQLEQSKLMKEQKIMELEIELNRLQEGENTGMRRDRRDDYNPSNQQRFDEMEAKINDLRDQIETIKAEKSRLETQIQVESQELLGRVQDREQKIEILETEKMAIKEQLEDKVNEFLKLKETTKNETESLHEREDLLRKLQLQDGEIEEKNRKIEQLTKELQVKTQNLQQLVNTELWSKNKEIAKLHNHMTANSSHERIRNKSDIMHESAGTQLSALIKELNDIGIKVTFTNEVIQLNYVDGNEPIDVKTMTDYVQKLLIQKNELEKEVDYLKWLKLVSRPDFATEMDGYGDNQTEKDRKYCELLRTHLKELVKFMKEMLKNGNYTDTIGNEHKKIVLDVLTNSRILSEDFLNALEGISTYDIPISVEATNVRSIDGRVKKSRSENLLSATKNQTSTQSDSEAFSEPDRTVSMARIGLQEMQQKSVNRPRFSKYTKTFTDSEDSLEYVPYHKTYQNDLNDTEANHQIQELKETNAFLYSELSALRNELTAKTSFDCAFDEKISPLIVKLEKSQKFCEKLQTSLERRVHEVHTLKKESKLNNARRAQLENKLVDLESMAAEMNKQKAELLHYKENAERNAADVLITLNRENDMLRTRIKKLEDENEVAKANMTTLTKELDHLTLSHSQILVENTKLTNDKIRLEQEVRKTESRCDLTVRNIHDKFNKEISDLNQINESHRARMHELEVANKELRRHVAVCDASDSAPSSSGVSSIPADGILKQTCEDIMQEYQAYNNSQYWFSMNYPTAGGRSKSSCSPDLGIESDAAVTTMRPLKDTLKITESMTNLLSDEDSNNGNGPIRKAGSESPLPIEGLDEVDALKQENETLKRRLMKTRRALEDTFQHLSASNKNKKNVEKAITKQLQITKSILKKTRTFEEPLDN comes from the exons GTACAAATGCAAGATCACCTGGCAAAACCTCCCAGGCGGGGGCGATCGGGGCCAGGGACAGAGGGGGTAGGACAATGAAAGACTACGAGGACCAGTTAGAAGCCCTTAAAAAGGAAAACTTCAACCTGAAGTTACGGATTTATTTCCTGGAGGAACGAATGGGCATCACATCAGTGGATGAAAATGCgataaagaaaaatattgaattgaaG GTCGAAAACGAATCACTGAGGAAAGAATTGGTGGAGAAGCAGGAACTTCTTAGCCAAGCAGCCAAAGCAATCCAATTAATTGAAGAGCAGAAAGAAGTATGCTCGCGTAACGAGATTCAGTATCAGCAAACGCTGGAGGCAGAACGAGAGAAGATCCGAAAATTAGAGAAAG AATTAACGGATTACCAGGAAAAGGCAGATGCATCCATATACTACAAGCAAGCATTCGGGATCACGTCGGAAAAGGCAGTGGACACCGAGGAGAAGTTGCGACAAATGGAAGAAGTTGTTGCGTCCCTGGAGGCCGAG GTGGAACAGGTGACATCAAGCTTGAACGAAGAACGTGGCTGGACGCAAGAGCTCGAGACCGAGAGGGATGAGCTCAGAGATCGTTTGGAGGTTGAGGCGCGTGTGAAAGAAAACTGGGCGGCGGAAAGGCTGCAAGAGTCGGAGAGTCTGCGGGAGAAGGTGAAAGAACTGGAGGAGGAGCTTCTGAAAAAGGACGTCGACCTGCAACAGTGTAGAAACGATCAGACCGAGACGAAAAGGTTGAACAAGGAGCTGAACGCGCAGCTGGAGAACAAGTGTCAAACGTTCGACGAGCTGAACGCGGTTGCAGAGAAACGCAAGAAACAAATCGACCAGTTGAGGACGTCGATAAAGAGCAGAGACGACGCTTTGACAGACCTTAATAATAAACATCGCTCCTTGCTCTCTCAG TTCGAGAATGGTTATGTCAAACGATCAATACCCAGCAGTTCGTCGGGAATGAAATTAATTGACGAACCATTACAATCGAGACTAGGACAGAAATTGACCAACGCTGATGGTTTGACGATAAGAGAGAACGTTTGTCTCGATTGGGAACCGAACAGGGAAAGGTCGCCGCGGTCAAAGTCGCCGACAGACACTCCCAATGGCGAGACAAAATCCGCAAGGGATCTAGTGAAG GAGCTAGAAGAGAAGGATAACGAGATAAAGCGTCGCCAAGAGAAGAACAAGCAACTTGTGCTAAAGCTGTGCAACATGCAAAAGCAGGCGGAGAACGCGGACTATAAGCTGAAAAAGTTAGAAACCGACCACGAGAAGGCGATTAAGACTATCCAAGGCTTCATGGAGAGGCAACAACAGCTAGAACAAAGCAAACTAATGAAAGAGCAAAAGATCATGGAATTGGAAATTGAATTGAACCGGCTACAGGAAGGGGAGAACACGGGCATGCGAAGGGACAGAAGAGACGATTACAATCCCAGCAATCAG CAACGATTCGACGAAATGGAAGCGAAAATAAACGACCTACGAGACCAAATAGAGACCATCAAGGCTGAGAAGAGTCGTTTGGAGACGCAGATACAAGTTGAATCACAG GAGCTGCTAGGCCGTGTGCAAGACAGGGAACAGAAGATCGAGATCTTAGAGACCGAGAAAATGGCGATAAAGGAGCAGCTGGAGGACAAGGTTAACGAGTTCCTAAAGCTGAAAGAAACCACGAAAAACGAAACCGAGAGCCTACACGAGAGAGAAGACCTCTTACGCAAGCTACAACTCCAAGACGGTGAAATCGAGGAGAAGAACCGAAAAATCGAGCAACTGACGAAAGAATTGCAGGTGAAGACGCAAAACCTGCAGCAGCTGGTGAACACGGAGCTGTGGAGCAAGAATAAAGAGATTGCGAAGCTCCACAACCATATGACCGCGAACAGTAGTCACGAGAGAATCCGAAACAAATCGGACATCATGCACGAAAGCGCTGGCACGCAGCTATCTGCGTTGATCAAAGAACTGAACGACATTGGTATAAAGGTTACGTTTACCAATGAGGTGATCCAATTGAATTACGTCGACGGGAACGAGCCCATAGACGTAAAAACGATGACGGACTATGTACAGAAGCTGTTGATCCAGAAGAATGAGTTGGAGAAGGAAGTCGACTATTTGAAGTGGTTGAAGCTGGTATCCAGACCGGACTTCGCTACGGAGATGGATGGATACGGGGATAATCAGACGGAGAAAGACAGAAAATACTGCGAACTGTTGCGTACACACTTGAAGGAGTTGGTGAAGTTTATGAAGGAAATGTTGAAGAACGGAAATTACACCGACACCATCGGCAACGAGCACAAGAAGATCGTTCTCGATGTTCTGACCAATTCGAGGATACTGTCCGAGGATTTCCTGAACGCCCTCGAAGGAATTTCGACGTATGATATACCGATCAGCGTCGAAGCGACGAATGTAAGGTCGATCGACGGCAGAGTGAAGAAAAGTCGATCCGAGAATTTGCTTAGCGCTACGAAGAATCAAACATCTACACAGTCAGATTCGGAAGCGTTCTCTGAACCAGACAGGACGGTCTCTATGGCTAGGATTGGACTCCAGGAAATGCAACAGAAATCCGTGAACCGACCCAGGTTCTCGAAATACACGAAAACGTTCACCGATTCCGAAGACTCTCTTGAATACGTGCCTTATCACAAGACTTATCAAAATGATTTGAACGACACCGAGGCTAACCATCAAATACAGGAACTGAAAGAGACGAACGCCTTCCTGTACTCGGAACTCAGTGCTCTGAGGAACGAATTGACCGCCAAGACCTCTTTCGATTGT gcGTTCGATGAGAAAATATCCCCCTTAATCGTCAAGCTAGAAAAATCGCAGAAGTTCTGCGAAAAATTGCAAACGTCTTTGGAAAGGAGAGTACATGAAGTTCACACTCTGAAGAAGGAGAGCAAATTGAACAATGCGCGCAGAGCACAGCTGGAAAATAAACTGGTCGATCTGGAAAGCATGGCCGCAGAAATGAATAAGCAGAAAGCTGAATTGTTGCATTACAAAGAGAACGCGGAAAGAAACGCCGCGGATGTGCTTATTACGCTTAACAGAGAAAACGACATG cTGAGGACACGAATTAAGAAATTGGAAGATGAAAATGAAGTTGCTAAGGCAAACATGACGACTTTAACGAAGGAGTTGGACCATTTGACTCTTTCGCACAGCCAAATTCTTGTGGAAAATACCAAATTAACCAATGACAAAATACGGCTAGAACAAGAAGTTCGAAAAACGGAAAGTAGATGTGACTTGACTGTCCGCAATATTCATGACAAATTTAACAAAGAG ATCTCTGATCTGAATCAAATTAACGAATCTCATCGAGCACGAATGCACGAATTGGAAGTAGCTAACAAAGAATTGAGAAGGCACGTTGCAGTTTGCGATGCTAGCGACTCAGCGccaagttccagcggcgtatctTCGATACCTGCGGATGGTATACTGAAGCAAACTTGTGAGGACATCATGCAAGAGTATCAAGCGTACAAT AATTCACAGTACTGGTTTTCCATGAATTATCCAACGGCCGGTGGACGAAGCAAATCCAGTTGTTCACCAGATTTAGGGATTGAAAGTGATGCGGCGGTGACAACAATGAGGCCGTTGAAAGATACTCTGAAGATTACAGAATCCATGACAAATCTTTTGAGCGATGAAGATAGCAACAATGGTAACGGACCAATACGAAAAGCAGGCAGCGAAAGTCCGTTACCAATCGAAG GTTTAGACGAAGTAGACGCGTTGAAGCAAGAAAATGAAACACTGAAAAGAAGGTTGATGAAAACAAGAAGAGCACTGGAGGACACTTTCCAGCATCTGTCTGCgtcgaataaaaacaaaaagaatgtCGAAAAAGCAATAACAAAGCAATTGCAGATTACCAAAAGTATTTTAAAGAAGACAAGGACGTTCGAGGAGCCCTTGGATAATTAA